In uncultured Cohaesibacter sp., a genomic segment contains:
- a CDS encoding PAS-domain containing protein, translating to MQHGLINPADTLERQNEKLLKIVTTLMRRVEKGVDASGVAYAQFQRAVLLEDEVRSRTHDLERALDLLNESNARLARANAEAETARVNLANALETVQEGFALFDAEGVLVMCNSRFGLHMRDIHSQLQPGLRFEDYVRMVSTSRYLDLPEGQASPEWAANRMERHKDRHVAFNVRMAGDCWLQVSEHRTPDGGTVILQTDITDMVLLERQERERLLDGQAQLIRATLEHLNQGICIFDDQNRLIGWNQRAGELLTIAARQFQLGISFGALYKLIRSKVSFSRKQDVRRIEDWVQVGANRPPLSFEIVIGRDRVLAVFAQQMPDKGFVISFTDVSAERLAVRAMSEVNETLEQRVAERTLELEAALAEAERANASKSRFVAAASHDLLQPLSAAKLFVASLESELADPELACPELAERAAKANNALMSAENILNALLDISKLDSGRAALHEGPVALDDLLGPLRDELKPLAEKKGLAFRMVSTGAVVISDASYLRRILQNLISNAIRYTVRGKVLVGVRSRMGRLFIEVWDTGPGIPAHEQGKIFQEFQRLNATVSAADGMGLGLAIVERACRLLDHPLHLKSEVGKGTCFSVELPPSSVVPKAAPSDDLILLGKEKRLSLAHHIVLLIENDEGLRSAITLTLEKWGVDVLPCANEGEAVAVLQELDIAPDAIIADYQLDHGLMGTDVVLRLRERYGKVPTCIISANRSPLLAEQCQRLGASLHHKPLNPLELREFLEDAVSR from the coding sequence TTGCAACATGGACTGATCAATCCGGCCGATACACTGGAGCGGCAGAATGAAAAGCTGCTCAAGATCGTCACCACTCTGATGCGTCGGGTCGAGAAGGGGGTGGATGCATCCGGCGTGGCCTATGCCCAGTTCCAGCGGGCCGTGTTGCTGGAAGACGAGGTACGGTCGCGGACCCATGATCTGGAGCGGGCGCTGGATCTGCTCAATGAATCCAACGCCCGGCTGGCGCGCGCCAACGCCGAGGCAGAAACGGCGCGGGTCAATCTGGCTAATGCGCTGGAGACGGTGCAGGAAGGTTTTGCCCTGTTCGATGCCGAGGGTGTGCTGGTAATGTGCAACAGCCGCTTCGGGCTGCACATGCGCGATATCCACTCGCAGCTGCAACCGGGGCTGCGGTTCGAGGACTATGTCCGGATGGTCAGTACCAGCCGTTATCTCGATCTGCCCGAGGGGCAGGCCTCTCCGGAGTGGGCGGCCAACCGGATGGAGCGGCACAAGGACAGGCATGTGGCCTTCAATGTGCGCATGGCGGGGGACTGCTGGCTGCAGGTGAGCGAGCATCGCACGCCAGATGGCGGCACGGTCATTTTGCAGACCGATATCACCGACATGGTGCTGCTTGAGCGGCAGGAGCGGGAACGGCTGCTCGATGGGCAGGCGCAGTTGATCCGGGCGACGCTCGAACATCTCAATCAGGGCATCTGCATTTTCGACGATCAGAACCGGCTCATCGGCTGGAACCAGCGGGCAGGCGAGTTGTTGACCATAGCGGCACGCCAGTTCCAGCTCGGTATTTCCTTTGGTGCCCTCTACAAGCTCATCCGATCCAAGGTCAGTTTTTCGCGCAAGCAGGATGTGCGACGGATCGAGGATTGGGTGCAGGTTGGGGCAAACCGGCCTCCGCTGTCCTTTGAGATTGTTATCGGCCGCGACAGGGTGCTGGCGGTGTTTGCCCAGCAGATGCCCGACAAGGGGTTCGTGATCAGTTTCACAGACGTGTCTGCCGAGCGGTTGGCGGTGCGGGCCATGTCCGAGGTCAACGAGACCCTCGAACAGCGGGTTGCCGAGCGGACGCTTGAGCTGGAAGCCGCGCTCGCAGAAGCCGAACGGGCCAACGCCTCCAAGTCACGCTTTGTGGCTGCGGCCAGTCATGATCTGTTGCAACCACTCTCGGCGGCCAAGCTGTTTGTCGCTTCGCTGGAGAGCGAACTGGCCGACCCGGAGCTTGCCTGCCCGGAACTGGCCGAACGGGCTGCCAAGGCCAACAATGCGCTGATGAGCGCGGAGAATATTCTCAATGCGCTGCTCGACATTTCCAAACTGGATTCCGGACGGGCGGCGTTGCATGAGGGGCCGGTGGCGCTGGACGATCTGCTCGGGCCCCTCCGTGATGAATTGAAGCCTCTTGCCGAGAAGAAGGGGTTGGCGTTCCGGATGGTCTCGACAGGGGCGGTGGTCATCAGCGACGCGTCCTACCTCCGGCGCATTCTGCAGAATCTGATCAGCAATGCCATACGCTATACCGTGAGAGGCAAGGTGCTGGTGGGCGTGCGTAGCCGCATGGGGCGGCTGTTCATCGAGGTGTGGGACACGGGGCCGGGGATTCCGGCGCATGAACAGGGCAAGATCTTTCAGGAGTTCCAGCGCCTCAATGCCACGGTCAGCGCCGCCGATGGCATGGGGCTGGGGCTGGCGATCGTCGAGCGGGCCTGCCGCTTGCTCGATCATCCGCTGCATCTCAAATCCGAGGTTGGCAAGGGAACCTGCTTTTCGGTGGAGCTGCCTCCCTCCTCGGTGGTGCCCAAAGCGGCCCCTTCCGATGATCTCATCCTGCTGGGCAAGGAGAAGCGGCTCAGTCTTGCCCATCACATCGTTCTGCTGATCGAGAATGACGAGGGGCTCAGAAGTGCCATTACGCTGACGCTGGAGAAATGGGGGGTTGATGTCCTGCCATGCGCCAATGAGGGCGAGGCTGTGGCGGTGCTGCAGGAACTCGATATCGCGCCGGACGCCATCATTGCCGACTATCAGCTGGATCACGGCCTGATGGGAACCGATGTGGTGTTGCGGCTGCGTGAGCGCTACGGCAAGGTGCCGACGTGCATCATTTCTGCCAACCGCTCGCCGCTGCTGGCCGAACAGTGCCAGCGGCTTGGTGCATCGCTGCATCACAAGCCACTCAACCCACTGGAGTTGAGGGAATTTCTGGAAGATGCCGTAAGCCGATAG
- the adh gene encoding aldehyde dehydrogenase, with amino-acid sequence MNIVTPATRSAALDTSHLNVEFPFKTRYGNYINGEFTAPKSGEYFQNVTPITGEVICECARSNADDIEAALDAAHAAFPAWGKTSPTERSNMLLKIADLMEANTQMLAVAETIDNGKPIRESIAADVALAVDHFRYFAGCIRAEEGHISEIDHNTYAYHIPEPLGVVGQIIPWNFPLLMAVWKLAPALAAGNCVVLKPAEQTPASIMVFIELVGHLLPPGVVNIVNGFGLEAGKPLASSKRIAKIAFTGETATGRLIMQYASQNLIPVTLELGGKSPNIFFEDVMDADDAYFDKCLEGFSMFALNSGEVCTCPSRALVQESIYDEFIARALERVKKVKQGNPLDMDTMIGAQASGEQKEKISSYLKIGEQEGATCLMGGTVANLPGLEGGNYINPTVFKGNNKMRIFQEEIFGPVLSVCTFKDDDEALAIANDTDFGLGAGVWTRNGNRAFRFGREIQAGRVWTNCYHAYPAHAAFGGYKQSGIGRETHKMMLEHYRQTKNMLVSYSTDALGFF; translated from the coding sequence ATGAATATCGTAACGCCAGCGACACGCAGTGCCGCGCTTGATACATCACACCTGAATGTCGAGTTCCCGTTCAAGACCCGCTACGGCAACTACATCAACGGTGAATTCACCGCGCCGAAATCCGGCGAGTATTTCCAGAATGTGACGCCCATCACCGGCGAAGTGATCTGCGAATGCGCCCGTTCGAACGCCGACGACATCGAGGCCGCACTGGACGCTGCCCATGCCGCATTCCCGGCCTGGGGAAAGACCTCGCCGACCGAGCGCTCCAACATGCTGCTCAAGATCGCCGATCTGATGGAAGCCAACACCCAGATGCTGGCTGTTGCCGAGACCATCGACAACGGCAAGCCGATCCGCGAATCCATTGCCGCCGACGTGGCGCTGGCCGTTGACCATTTCCGCTATTTTGCCGGTTGCATCCGTGCCGAAGAAGGGCATATCTCCGAGATCGACCACAACACCTATGCCTATCACATTCCCGAGCCGCTCGGTGTTGTCGGCCAGATCATTCCGTGGAACTTCCCGTTGCTGATGGCAGTGTGGAAACTGGCTCCGGCGCTGGCCGCTGGCAACTGCGTTGTGCTCAAGCCGGCCGAACAGACCCCGGCCTCGATCATGGTGTTCATCGAACTGGTCGGCCATCTGCTGCCGCCGGGCGTGGTCAACATTGTCAACGGCTTCGGCCTTGAAGCGGGCAAACCGCTGGCATCTTCCAAGCGCATCGCCAAGATCGCCTTCACCGGCGAAACCGCGACCGGTCGCCTGATCATGCAGTATGCCTCGCAGAACCTCATTCCGGTGACGCTGGAACTGGGCGGCAAATCGCCGAACATCTTCTTTGAAGACGTCATGGATGCGGACGACGCCTATTTCGACAAATGCCTTGAGGGTTTCTCGATGTTCGCCCTCAACTCAGGCGAGGTCTGCACCTGCCCGTCCCGCGCTCTGGTGCAGGAATCCATCTATGACGAGTTCATTGCCCGGGCTCTGGAACGCGTCAAGAAGGTCAAACAGGGCAACCCGCTCGACATGGACACCATGATCGGCGCCCAGGCCTCCGGTGAGCAGAAGGAAAAGATCTCGTCCTATCTGAAGATCGGCGAACAGGAAGGCGCGACCTGCCTCATGGGCGGCACCGTGGCCAACCTGCCAGGCCTCGAAGGCGGCAACTATATCAATCCGACCGTCTTCAAGGGCAACAACAAGATGCGTATCTTCCAGGAGGAAATCTTCGGGCCGGTGCTCTCGGTCTGCACCTTCAAGGACGATGACGAAGCACTGGCCATCGCCAACGACACCGACTTCGGTCTCGGAGCAGGCGTCTGGACCCGCAACGGTAACCGAGCCTTCCGCTTCGGTCGCGAAATTCAGGCAGGTCGCGTCTGGACCAACTGCTATCACGCCTATCCGGCCCATGCAGCCTTCGGCGGCTACAAGCAGTCCGGTATCGGGCGTGAAACCCACAAGATGATGCTCGAGCACTATCGCCAGACCAAGAACATGCTGGTGAGCTACTCGACCGACGCGCTCGGCTTCTTCTGA
- a CDS encoding dipeptide ABC transporter ATP-binding protein, which translates to MIESSSNASSLIRVEDLTVAFGEEKVVENLSFSVRSGQTLAIVGESGSGKSVTSLSILRLADMAGARYLSGRVLFQTAAGERDLLTLSQQDMRSIRGKEIAMIFQEPMTSLNPVFTVGDQIAEVLQLHEGMSRKDALAEGVKLLKMVRLADAESIIGRYPHQLSGGMRQRVMIAMALACRPKLLIADEPTTALDVTIQAQILAILRDLKDSLDMAIIFITHDMGVVAEMADDVVVMRKGHKVEEQPVDAIFHDPQHLYTQTLLSAVPKLGAMNGEDFPKRLPVAVYDEAGARTEGEVRVQNTANYGVAPLVRVEDLVVRFNVKKNFLGRPTHRVHAVEEISLDIYPGETLALVGESGSGKSTIGRTIQQLQESQAGNITFNGKRFSDMGKGERRALRKKIQYIFQDPYASLDPRKTVGFSIAEPIRTHGILHDDGLIATRVSELLERVGLSASHARRYPHEFSGGQRQRICIARALASDPELIIADEALSALDVSVQAQIINLFMDLQEERGLSYLFISHDMAVVEQISHRVAVLYLGQIVEFGSRRQVFENPTHSYTRNLLAAVPIADPQKRVMLAIDDTEIPSPIRAVGNEPERLRHKEIAPGHLVAE; encoded by the coding sequence GTGATCGAGAGTTCCAGCAATGCGTCATCCCTGATCAGGGTCGAGGATCTCACCGTCGCGTTCGGCGAAGAAAAGGTCGTTGAGAATCTCAGCTTCTCGGTGCGCTCCGGTCAGACGCTGGCCATCGTCGGCGAAAGCGGGTCTGGCAAGTCGGTGACATCCCTCTCGATCCTGCGTCTGGCTGACATGGCCGGGGCACGATACCTCAGCGGGCGCGTGCTGTTTCAGACTGCTGCCGGTGAACGGGATCTCCTGACCCTGTCGCAGCAGGACATGCGCTCCATTCGTGGCAAGGAAATCGCCATGATCTTTCAGGAGCCGATGACCTCGCTCAATCCGGTCTTCACGGTTGGCGACCAGATCGCCGAGGTGTTGCAGCTGCATGAGGGCATGTCGCGCAAGGACGCGTTGGCCGAGGGTGTCAAGCTCCTCAAAATGGTGCGTCTGGCCGATGCCGAGAGCATCATCGGTCGTTACCCGCATCAGCTCTCCGGTGGCATGCGGCAGCGGGTGATGATTGCCATGGCGCTGGCCTGCCGCCCCAAGCTGCTGATCGCCGATGAGCCGACCACGGCGCTGGATGTGACCATTCAGGCCCAGATTCTGGCGATCCTCCGGGACCTCAAGGACAGCCTCGACATGGCGATCATCTTCATCACCCACGATATGGGTGTGGTGGCGGAAATGGCCGACGATGTGGTCGTCATGCGCAAGGGCCACAAGGTGGAAGAGCAGCCGGTGGATGCGATCTTCCACGATCCGCAGCATCTCTATACCCAGACGCTGCTTTCCGCCGTACCCAAGCTGGGGGCGATGAATGGCGAGGATTTTCCCAAGCGGCTGCCGGTTGCCGTCTATGACGAGGCGGGGGCCAGGACGGAGGGAGAGGTCCGGGTGCAGAACACTGCCAACTATGGCGTTGCCCCTCTGGTCCGGGTGGAGGATCTTGTTGTCCGCTTCAATGTGAAGAAGAATTTTCTGGGCCGTCCGACCCACCGCGTGCATGCGGTCGAGGAAATCAGCCTTGATATCTATCCGGGAGAAACGCTGGCGCTGGTTGGCGAGAGCGGCTCGGGCAAGTCGACCATCGGCCGCACGATCCAGCAGCTGCAGGAAAGTCAGGCTGGCAACATCACCTTCAACGGCAAGCGCTTTTCCGACATGGGCAAGGGCGAGCGACGGGCACTGCGCAAGAAGATCCAGTATATCTTTCAGGATCCCTATGCCTCGCTCGATCCGCGCAAGACGGTCGGCTTTTCCATCGCCGAACCGATCCGCACCCACGGCATCCTGCATGACGATGGGTTGATCGCGACCCGCGTCAGCGAGCTGCTCGAGCGTGTCGGGTTGTCCGCCTCCCATGCCCGGCGCTATCCGCACGAGTTTTCCGGTGGCCAGCGCCAGCGCATCTGCATTGCCCGTGCCCTTGCTTCCGACCCAGAACTGATCATTGCCGATGAGGCATTGTCGGCGCTCGATGTGTCGGTGCAGGCCCAGATCATCAACCTGTTCATGGATCTGCAGGAGGAGCGGGGGCTTTCCTATCTCTTCATCAGCCATGACATGGCGGTGGTGGAGCAGATCAGCCATCGGGTCGCCGTGCTCTATCTGGGGCAGATTGTCGAGTTCGGCAGCCGCCGTCAGGTGTTCGAGAACCCGACCCATTCCTACACCCGCAATCTGCTTGCCGCCGTTCCGATTGCCGATCCGCAAAAGCGGGTCATGCTGGCCATCGATGATACGGAGATCCCGAGCCCGATCCGGGCTGTGGGCAATGAACCGGAGCGCCTCCGCCACAAGGAGATCGCGCCGGGGCACCTCGTTGCCGAATAA
- a CDS encoding ABC transporter substrate-binding protein, whose product MGAFSSSSMAAGKLSVSVALDPGSWDPIDTFLVAWGAVGSNLFDGLTERDTNAKLHPGLATSWDVLDDGVRIRFKLREGVKFHNGEPFNAEAVKFTFDRLLGDIGAKGPQRANYTSIESVEIIDDYTVDFHLHQPDPVLLTKLAGYGAMIVPPKYITEKGEDYFNTHPVGTGPFSFVSYEPKVDLELAANADYWGDKPKVSELEYRFISELTTAVAELQAGRVDIVEDLPISMLPVVKGDGKLDVMSTTGPAVYGLRFNTRDGITADVNVRKAIVMAVDRATIIKSLLAGEAEEIASFQSSLSFGNDPELKPLPYNPEEAKKLLKDAGVAPGAEVQIDIRAGNPTFNEVVQAVGAYLQTVGLKAVIKPYENSVFLNDIVPQGKTGALFQQSWGGWTLDYDNTAYLLYHTGQKWNPYGSDEKLNAMLEEQRPMTDVAKREELLKGIAAYIANDVLEMPLYSLKAIYGVNKRVEGFVPAPDNRIKLNTVSVKE is encoded by the coding sequence ATGGGCGCCTTTTCCAGCAGCTCGATGGCTGCTGGCAAGCTTTCCGTTTCCGTTGCCCTCGATCCGGGCAGCTGGGATCCGATCGACACCTTTCTTGTCGCATGGGGTGCTGTCGGCTCCAACCTCTTTGACGGCCTGACGGAACGCGACACCAACGCCAAACTGCATCCGGGCCTTGCCACGAGCTGGGACGTGCTTGACGACGGTGTGCGCATCCGCTTCAAGCTGCGCGAAGGCGTGAAATTCCACAATGGCGAACCGTTCAATGCGGAAGCCGTCAAGTTCACCTTCGACCGTCTGCTCGGCGACATCGGGGCCAAGGGGCCGCAGCGCGCCAACTACACCTCGATCGAGAGTGTCGAGATCATCGACGACTATACCGTCGATTTCCATCTCCACCAGCCCGATCCGGTGCTGCTGACCAAGCTGGCCGGCTATGGCGCCATGATCGTGCCGCCGAAATATATTACCGAGAAGGGTGAAGACTATTTCAATACCCATCCGGTCGGAACCGGTCCGTTCAGCTTTGTTTCCTACGAGCCGAAGGTGGATCTGGAACTGGCTGCCAACGCCGACTACTGGGGCGACAAGCCGAAGGTTTCCGAGCTGGAGTATCGCTTCATTTCCGAGCTGACCACCGCTGTGGCCGAGCTGCAGGCCGGGCGCGTCGATATCGTCGAGGATTTGCCGATCAGCATGCTGCCGGTAGTCAAGGGCGATGGCAAACTGGACGTCATGTCCACCACCGGTCCGGCTGTCTATGGCCTGCGTTTCAACACCCGTGACGGCATCACTGCAGATGTCAATGTCCGCAAGGCCATTGTCATGGCTGTTGACCGCGCCACGATCATCAAGTCGCTGCTGGCGGGGGAAGCCGAGGAAATCGCCAGCTTCCAGAGCTCGCTGTCCTTCGGTAACGATCCCGAGTTGAAGCCGCTGCCATACAATCCGGAAGAAGCCAAGAAACTGCTCAAGGACGCGGGTGTTGCGCCGGGGGCAGAAGTGCAGATCGACATCCGCGCTGGCAACCCGACCTTTAACGAAGTGGTTCAGGCCGTTGGAGCCTATCTGCAGACCGTAGGGTTGAAAGCCGTCATCAAGCCATATGAGAACAGCGTGTTCCTGAATGACATCGTGCCGCAGGGCAAGACCGGTGCCCTGTTCCAGCAGAGCTGGGGCGGCTGGACGCTCGACTATGACAACACCGCCTATCTGCTCTACCACACCGGCCAGAAATGGAACCCGTATGGTTCAGACGAAAAGCTGAACGCCATGCTGGAAGAACAGCGCCCGATGACCGATGTTGCCAAGCGTGAGGAGCTGCTCAAGGGCATCGCCGCCTACATCGCCAATGATGTGCTGGAAATGCCGCTCTATAGCCTCAAGGCAATCTACGGCGTCAACAAGCGCGTTGAAGGTTTTGTTCCGGCTCCTGACAACCGCATCAAGCTGAACACGGTCAGCGTCAAGGAATAG